A genomic region of Leptotrichia hofstadii contains the following coding sequences:
- a CDS encoding MliC family protein: MMKMKLLKKSMLVLSVMTLIGGMSFAATAKKRPAARKVASESYTCGSERITVSYPATNTARVVTKAGNVYNLKVATSGSGSRYVSKNGNVEFFKGGKDAIYRGPNGIEKSCTRR, translated from the coding sequence ATGATGAAGATGAAATTATTGAAAAAATCAATGCTAGTATTGTCTGTAATGACATTAATTGGAGGAATGAGTTTTGCCGCAACAGCTAAGAAAAGACCTGCTGCAAGAAAGGTAGCTTCAGAATCATATACTTGCGGTTCTGAAAGAATAACAGTTTCTTATCCAGCAACAAATACTGCCAGAGTAGTTACTAAAGCAGGAAATGTTTACAACCTTAAGGTAGCAACATCAGGTAGTGGATCAAGATATGTTTCTAAAAATGGAAATGTAGAATTCTTCAAAGGCGGAAAAGATGCTATTTATAGAGGACCTAATGGTATTGAAAAATCTTGCACAAGAAGATAA
- a CDS encoding cation diffusion facilitator family transporter, with protein MNKEKIDFKYHHIKHYKYQAQSKKTLITSILLTLFFALVELFGGIFSGSLALISDSFHMFSDVVALLFSIVAVFYSAKKPNKNFTYGFLRIEIISAFINGLALMIISVGIVIEAVKRLFNPEHVDFFTMFTIAVIGLLVNIILMFVLMKSLKKENNLNVKSALWHFLGDTLNSVGVIIAAIILKLTNLVIFDIIISVIISIVIFTGGLKIAKEAFFILMEAVPSDLDIDEIHAKILTIDKIKDIHEFHLWNISEENISISFHILLDEYNGVNDYEIVNDVVKLLKNEYGIEHVTVQIENPEINPHL; from the coding sequence ATGAATAAAGAAAAAATTGATTTTAAGTATCATCATATAAAGCATTATAAATATCAGGCTCAATCAAAGAAAACTTTGATAACTTCAATTTTACTGACATTATTTTTTGCTTTAGTTGAATTATTTGGCGGAATATTTAGCGGCTCACTTGCGCTTATTTCAGATTCATTTCACATGTTTTCAGATGTCGTTGCACTTTTATTCAGCATTGTAGCAGTATTTTATTCAGCCAAAAAGCCAAACAAGAATTTTACTTACGGATTTTTAAGAATTGAGATAATTTCTGCATTCATAAATGGACTGGCTCTTATGATAATTTCAGTCGGAATAGTTATTGAAGCTGTAAAACGGCTTTTCAATCCAGAGCATGTTGATTTTTTTACAATGTTTACAATTGCAGTAATCGGACTTTTGGTTAATATAATACTTATGTTTGTGCTTATGAAAAGTTTGAAAAAAGAAAATAATCTTAATGTAAAAAGCGCTTTGTGGCATTTTTTAGGCGATACGTTAAATTCTGTCGGAGTCATAATTGCGGCGATTATTTTGAAATTAACTAACCTTGTTATTTTTGATATAATAATAAGTGTGATTATAAGCATTGTTATTTTTACTGGCGGATTAAAAATTGCAAAAGAGGCGTTTTTTATTTTAATGGAAGCTGTTCCCAGTGATTTAGACATTGACGAAATTCATGCTAAAATTCTGACAATTGATAAAATAAAAGATATTCATGAATTCCATTTATGGAATATTTCTGAAGAAAATATAAGTATTTCATTCCATATTTTACTAGATGAGTACAACGGTGTAAATGATTATGAAATTGTAAATGATGTGGTAAAACTTCTAAAAAATGAATACGGAATAGAGCATGTAACAGTTCAGATTGAAAATCCTGAAATAAATCCACATCTTTAG
- a CDS encoding tetratricopeptide repeat protein, whose amino-acid sequence MSNIFEKKVRINELTNLRKELMQQGNVVEEVKVLKELAELTEDVFGEESDENIKILNEVGGTLKYVGEFDTAKDALLKAQGFIEKKYGKDSIPYATCSLNLAEVYRFMKKYDETEDMYLNTMKIYESNNLQNDYVYASVCNNLALFYQELERYEEAIELQEKSLEVLEKVGENPIQYAITLSNLVQPYLKVKNKEKAEEYLQKSLELIEKEAGKAHNLYAAVLNNMATFYFAENEYEKALELFEESAEICEKTFGKESNNYKNILENIEIVKEKMV is encoded by the coding sequence ATGTCAAATATATTTGAAAAAAAAGTCAGAATAAACGAATTGACAAACTTGAGAAAAGAACTTATGCAGCAGGGGAATGTTGTGGAAGAGGTTAAAGTATTAAAGGAATTAGCAGAACTTACAGAAGATGTTTTTGGTGAGGAAAGTGATGAAAATATTAAAATTTTGAATGAAGTTGGGGGGACTCTTAAATATGTTGGGGAGTTTGACACGGCGAAAGATGCTTTGCTGAAGGCACAAGGCTTTATTGAGAAAAAATATGGCAAGGACAGTATTCCGTATGCGACTTGCAGCCTGAACCTAGCTGAAGTTTACAGGTTTATGAAAAAATATGATGAAACTGAAGATATGTACCTTAATACCATGAAAATTTATGAAAGTAATAATTTGCAGAATGACTATGTTTATGCAAGCGTATGTAATAATTTGGCTTTATTTTATCAGGAACTTGAAAGATATGAGGAAGCGATTGAATTGCAGGAAAAAAGTCTGGAAGTATTGGAAAAAGTTGGAGAAAATCCTATCCAGTATGCAATTACGCTAAGTAACCTTGTACAGCCTTATTTGAAAGTGAAAAACAAGGAAAAAGCTGAAGAATACTTGCAAAAATCACTGGAACTAATCGAAAAGGAAGCTGGAAAAGCTCATAACTTGTATGCAGCAGTCCTTAACAATATGGCGACTTTTTATTTTGCAGAAAATGAATACGAAAAAGCATTGGAATTATTTGAGGAAAGTGCTGAAATTTGTGAAAAGACGTTTGGTAAAGAAAGTAATAACTACAAAAATATTTTGGAAAATATTGAAATTGTGAAGGAAAAAATGGTTTAA
- a CDS encoding DUF4037 domain-containing protein: protein MDSNKIKGLELSKRYFEEIYLPVIKSEFPEVFEKMAAGLAGEGSECFGFDDEISQDHDFGPSCCIWLSPEDYEKYGLNLQKRLNELPKEFLGFRALNASEFGDGRRGVLNMDDWFFKFLGDVKAPENLYDWRLIPEELLATAVNGEIFMDNSGQFTKIRNDLEKYFPEDIRLNKIATRCMKMAQSGQYNYLRCMKRNEIVAARLAETEFINEAIHIIFLLNKKYKLFYKWMPRALKNLKILGEKTYFLIEELVKLPVSAVNRKFQIIEEISADVILEMKNQNIVPRQLTSDFLQDYGPFVQNKIEDEKLRNWNPAMD from the coding sequence ATGGATTCAAATAAAATAAAAGGACTGGAACTTTCAAAAAGATATTTTGAAGAAATTTATCTTCCAGTTATAAAAAGTGAATTTCCAGAAGTTTTTGAAAAAATGGCGGCTGGACTTGCGGGAGAAGGTTCAGAATGTTTTGGGTTTGATGATGAAATTTCGCAGGATCACGATTTTGGGCCGTCCTGCTGTATTTGGCTGAGTCCAGAAGATTATGAAAAATATGGACTAAATTTGCAGAAAAGGCTTAATGAATTGCCAAAGGAGTTTTTGGGCTTTAGAGCATTAAATGCGAGCGAGTTTGGAGATGGACGGCGTGGTGTCCTTAATATGGATGACTGGTTTTTCAAGTTTTTGGGAGATGTGAAGGCACCTGAGAATTTGTATGATTGGCGGTTAATCCCAGAAGAATTGCTAGCAACGGCGGTTAATGGAGAAATTTTTATGGATAATTCAGGACAATTTACAAAGATTAGAAATGATTTGGAAAAATATTTTCCAGAAGATATACGGCTTAATAAAATTGCCACAAGATGTATGAAAATGGCACAATCTGGGCAGTATAACTATTTACGATGTATGAAAAGAAATGAAATTGTGGCAGCAAGGCTGGCGGAAACTGAGTTTATAAATGAAGCGATACATATAATTTTTTTATTGAATAAAAAATATAAACTTTTTTACAAATGGATGCCAAGAGCTTTAAAAAATTTGAAAATTTTGGGAGAAAAAACGTATTTTTTAATTGAAGAGCTAGTAAAATTACCAGTTAGTGCGGTTAATAGAAAATTTCAAATTATTGAAGAAATAAGTGCCGATGTAATTTTGGAAATGAAAAATCAAAATATTGTTCCAAGACAATTAACAAGCGACTTTTTACAGGATTATGGGCCTTTTGTGCAAAATAAAATTGAAGATGAGAAATTAAGAAACTGGAATCCTGCGATGGATTAA
- a CDS encoding DUF4125 family protein: MEREISKKESFIRQILKREWEFFQNVHHTEGRAECQDNPQEFEIMRRSQWETLPDEILESYLEDLILAKHRGENIVQDKYARMMKYSSPKEYEIIKEYLPKISQEKEELVQKIVEIYLHWEEEIIKKYPKVTSKGRPLYSKYDTPNYTSIETYLKGELSSYSVKTLKLYYEYIQSCVTNNINLAENNLENIVLEKGYSSIEEAEKSL, translated from the coding sequence ATGGAAAGAGAAATTAGCAAAAAAGAAAGTTTTATTAGACAAATTTTAAAAAGGGAATGGGAATTTTTTCAAAATGTGCATCATACGGAAGGAAGAGCAGAATGTCAGGATAATCCTCAGGAATTTGAGATTATGAGAAGAAGCCAATGGGAAACATTGCCTGATGAAATTCTGGAAAGTTATCTGGAAGACTTGATTTTGGCAAAACATCGTGGTGAAAACATTGTTCAGGACAAATATGCCAGAATGATGAAATACAGTTCTCCAAAAGAATACGAAATTATTAAGGAGTATTTGCCTAAAATTTCACAAGAAAAGGAAGAATTGGTACAAAAAATAGTAGAAATTTATTTGCATTGGGAAGAAGAAATAATAAAAAAATATCCAAAAGTTACTTCAAAAGGGCGTCCTTTATACTCAAAATACGACACACCAAACTATACTTCAATTGAAACTTACTTGAAGGGAGAATTATCATCATATTCAGTAAAAACATTGAAATTATATTATGAGTATATTCAGAGCTGTGTTACAAATAACATAAACTTAGCAGAAAATAATTTGGAAAATATTGTACTAGAAAAAGGATATAGCTCTATCGAGGAAGCAGAGAAAAGTTTGTAA
- a CDS encoding type II secretion system protein — MRIKGNNDGFTLIEVLLYISIMAILFMVVSVNLQKQRQNQEFAIQKRNISQFIRKIQQYAQHNRKEYVLDFKISEKTAYFLDEKNGKKDIVDKMEISKNLSYMTNNSNKNADFRRRTTNEGNFEKGFSVYLLDKKGEKIYYRISTNTINAAKYPIISIYRAKKPINLSDDYSKANLWEEEI, encoded by the coding sequence ATGAGAATAAAGGGGAATAATGATGGGTTTACACTCATTGAGGTTTTGTTATACATTTCAATTATGGCGATTTTGTTTATGGTAGTTTCTGTGAATTTACAGAAACAGAGGCAGAATCAGGAGTTTGCAATTCAGAAGAGGAATATTAGCCAGTTTATTAGAAAAATTCAGCAGTATGCACAGCACAACAGGAAGGAATATGTGCTGGATTTTAAAATATCTGAAAAAACAGCTTATTTTCTGGACGAAAAAAATGGGAAAAAGGATATTGTTGATAAAATGGAGATTTCCAAAAACTTATCTTATATGACAAATAATTCTAATAAAAATGCTGATTTTAGAAGACGTACCACAAATGAAGGGAATTTTGAAAAAGGATTTTCCGTTTATTTGCTGGATAAAAAGGGAGAAAAAATTTATTACAGGATTTCTACAAACACAATAAATGCGGCAAAATATCCGATTATAAGTATTTACAGGGCTAAAAAGCCGATTAATCTTTCGGATGATTATTCAAAGGCTAATTTGTGGGAGGAGGAAATTTAG
- a CDS encoding ComEC/Rec2 family competence protein — MKNGGNFENNEIIEERNKKIDFENIKFRKIVKKSNKNENIKNSGNTKVSKNNDNSQTQENVNKFENKEFDKYILEMQKFREKEARKKYIKSELSRRKQNLVKFFNMEIGIEEVKRTWQFGILILAGIFLFVFYLNFVTFKGELSGEKTFYVKIDGNRGSVLKVNNKYLKSQASIENKKGLEYGFYLMRYKIKKAVNKNGNIKIEGKLLGYKESRLNGVRKYILEIFDNLFITEENLYAFSRAAVLGEKAEVSKDMKDKFKYTGLAHLIVISGTHISLVVIGIVKILDGLSLGYRFKYLMALAALTFYCALIGFSPGILRAYIMGAMMILARILFEQEDSKKSLLISFIVIIVLNPYSLFDISMQLSYAAVIAIIFVNPEFKKFYEKKILDKIKNEVLKNTVDLIFLSLTIQITSIPLFLYYFEKLPLFSFLLNIVGIPIGTVVIQCLFFAVLLNIFKLSLFNSLIVFVTEIIFKAFEGFIYAGSKIPLLQISINGKVPLWTIFAYYGMLFFIIFFVMPLFTAKIDIYSSSFNTETIK, encoded by the coding sequence ATGAAAAATGGGGGAAATTTTGAAAATAATGAGATAATTGAGGAAAGAAATAAAAAAATAGATTTTGAGAATATAAAATTTCGTAAAATCGTGAAAAAATCTAATAAAAATGAAAATATAAAAAATTCTGGAAATACAAAAGTGAGTAAAAATAATGACAATAGTCAAACTCAAGAAAACGTAAATAAATTTGAAAATAAGGAATTTGACAAATATATTTTGGAAATGCAGAAATTCAGAGAAAAAGAAGCTAGAAAAAAATATATAAAATCTGAACTTTCACGCAGGAAACAAAATTTAGTAAAATTTTTTAATATGGAAATAGGAATTGAAGAAGTAAAAAGAACTTGGCAATTTGGAATTTTAATTTTGGCAGGAATTTTTTTGTTTGTGTTTTATCTGAATTTTGTTACTTTTAAGGGGGAACTTTCTGGAGAAAAGACATTTTATGTGAAGATTGATGGAAATCGTGGAAGTGTCCTGAAAGTTAATAATAAATATTTGAAAAGTCAGGCGAGCATTGAGAATAAGAAGGGGCTTGAATACGGATTTTACCTTATGCGGTACAAAATTAAAAAAGCTGTAAATAAAAATGGCAATATTAAGATTGAAGGGAAACTGCTGGGATATAAAGAATCACGATTAAATGGAGTCCGTAAATATATTTTGGAGATTTTTGATAATTTGTTTATAACTGAAGAAAATTTGTATGCTTTTTCACGCGCTGCAGTTTTGGGAGAAAAGGCGGAGGTTTCTAAGGATATGAAGGATAAGTTTAAATATACAGGACTGGCTCATTTGATTGTAATTTCTGGGACTCATATAAGTCTGGTTGTGATTGGGATTGTGAAAATTTTGGATGGGCTGTCGCTAGGGTACAGGTTTAAGTATTTAATGGCACTTGCGGCACTTACTTTTTACTGTGCATTAATTGGATTCTCGCCAGGAATTTTGCGTGCCTATATTATGGGAGCAATGATGATTTTGGCAAGGATTTTATTTGAGCAGGAAGATAGTAAAAAATCTTTGTTAATATCGTTTATTGTTATAATTGTGCTAAATCCATATTCACTTTTTGATATTTCGATGCAGCTTTCATATGCAGCTGTTATAGCAATAATTTTTGTCAATCCTGAATTTAAGAAATTTTATGAAAAAAAGATTTTGGATAAAATAAAAAACGAAGTATTGAAAAATACTGTAGATTTGATATTTTTAAGTTTAACAATACAAATTACGAGCATTCCTTTATTTTTGTATTATTTTGAAAAACTGCCATTATTTTCATTTTTACTAAACATTGTGGGAATACCGATTGGAACAGTTGTTATACAATGTTTATTTTTTGCAGTGCTTTTAAATATTTTTAAATTGTCTTTATTTAACAGTCTGATTGTTTTTGTTACAGAAATTATTTTTAAAGCTTTTGAAGGATTTATTTACGCTGGGAGCAAAATTCCGCTTTTACAGATTAGTATCAATGGAAAAGTACCGTTATGGACGATTTTTGCATATTATGGAATGTTATTTTTTATAATATTTTTTGTAATGCCCTTGTTTACTGCAAAAATTGATATATACTCAAGTTCTTTTAATACTGAAACAATAAAATAA
- a CDS encoding zinc ribbon domain-containing protein YjdM, translating into MSLPNCPKCGSVYVYEDGNMLVCPECFYEWTENGEESSDENVVKDSNGNILQDGDSVTIIKDLKVKGASSDLKRGTKVKNIRLIDDGIHNIECKIDGFGAMKLKSEFVKKI; encoded by the coding sequence ATGAGTTTACCAAATTGTCCAAAATGCGGATCAGTATATGTTTATGAGGATGGAAATATGCTAGTTTGTCCAGAATGCTTTTATGAATGGACTGAAAATGGGGAAGAAAGCAGTGATGAAAACGTTGTAAAAGATTCAAACGGAAATATTTTACAGGATGGAGACAGCGTTACAATTATTAAGGATTTGAAAGTAAAAGGTGCATCGTCAGACTTGAAGAGAGGAACAAAAGTTAAAAATATAAGATTAATTGATGATGGGATTCATAACATTGAGTGTAAAATAGACGGTTTTGGTGCAATGAAACTGAAATCGGAATTTGTTAAAAAAATATAA
- the era gene encoding GTPase Era, translating to MKSGFITIVGRPNVGKSTLMNKLVKEKVAIVSDKAGTTRDQIKGIVNIGENQFIFVDTPGIHKPKHFLGEHMTNVALEALENVDLIMFMLDGTQEISTGDMFVNENVRSVKTPIVLVINKIDKMSDEEIEEKKKEIREKLGEFDEIITLTAEYAIGIHKIFEVAEKYLSNDVWFYPEDYYTDLPVNKIVVETVREKILHHTKDEIPHSVAVEIINVETKTTIRKYDINIYVERDSQKGIVIGKDGAMLKKIGIEARREIEHLIDLKVNLKLWVKVKKKWRKNKKFLDEMGYKIK from the coding sequence ATGAAATCAGGATTTATAACAATTGTTGGGCGTCCAAATGTTGGGAAGTCCACGCTTATGAATAAGCTTGTGAAAGAAAAAGTTGCGATTGTGTCGGATAAGGCTGGAACGACTAGGGATCAGATAAAAGGGATTGTAAATATTGGAGAAAATCAGTTTATATTTGTTGATACGCCAGGGATTCATAAACCTAAACATTTTCTTGGGGAACACATGACAAATGTGGCGTTAGAGGCACTTGAAAATGTGGATTTGATAATGTTTATGCTGGATGGGACACAGGAAATTTCAACTGGGGATATGTTTGTTAATGAAAATGTGCGAAGTGTAAAGACACCAATTGTACTTGTTATTAACAAAATTGATAAAATGTCGGATGAGGAAATTGAGGAAAAGAAAAAGGAAATTCGTGAAAAATTGGGAGAATTTGATGAGATAATAACTCTTACGGCGGAATATGCGATTGGAATTCATAAAATATTTGAAGTTGCCGAGAAATATTTGTCAAATGATGTATGGTTTTATCCAGAAGATTACTATACAGATTTACCAGTAAATAAAATTGTTGTGGAAACAGTCAGAGAAAAAATTTTACATCATACAAAAGATGAAATTCCGCATAGTGTAGCTGTGGAGATTATTAATGTGGAAACAAAGACTACAATTAGAAAATATGATATAAATATTTATGTTGAAAGAGATAGCCAGAAAGGTATTGTTATTGGGAAAGATGGGGCTATGCTAAAAAAAATTGGGATAGAGGCTAGACGTGAAATTGAGCATTTAATTGATTTGAAGGTTAATTTGAAATTGTGGGTAAAAGTTAAGAAGAAATGGAGAAAGAATAAGAAATTTCTTGATGAAATGGGTTATAAAATAAAATAA
- the uvrB gene encoding excinuclease ABC subunit UvrB — MDFKIHSKFKPTGDQPQAIKKIVENLEDGITDQILLGVTGSGKTFTVANVIEKINRPALIMAPNKTLAAQLYNEYKQFFPENAVEYFVSYYDYYQPEAYIMQTDTYIEKDSSINDEIDKLRHAATAALLNRRDVIIVASVSAIYGLGSPEAYKKRSIPIDVETGFERNELIKRLISLRYERNDIAFERGKFRVKGDILDLHPSYQDTGYRFEFFGDDLESISEINTLTGQKIRNIKRITIMPATHYLTNEDTKVMFEAIKKEMEERVHFFQKEGKLLEAQRIEQRTKYDLEMIEEIGYCKGVENYSRYLTGKSEGEAPDTLIDYFPEDLVVFLDESHISVPQINGMYKGDRARKQSLIDNGFRLPSAYDNRPLKFEEFFGKIPQVVYISATPSDYELEHSNGEVVEQLVRPTGIVEPSIDIRETKNQIDDLMDEIKTRTARKERILVTTLTKKMAEELTDYYLEYGIKVKYMHSDIDTLERTEIIRGLRKGEFDVLVGINLLREGLDIPEVSLVAILEADKEGYLRSRRSLIQTMGRAARNVEGHVILYADRITGSMQEAIDEVNRRREVQEKYNLENNINPKSIVREIAESIVDYEIEKENEANKAIKQYKSEKDVEKEIKKLDKQIKKLAEELNFEEAIKLRDKMNELKKLLIEL; from the coding sequence ATGGATTTTAAAATACATTCAAAATTTAAGCCTACTGGAGATCAGCCTCAGGCTATTAAAAAGATTGTGGAAAACTTGGAAGATGGTATTACAGATCAGATTTTGCTTGGGGTTACGGGATCAGGAAAGACATTTACAGTTGCGAATGTTATTGAGAAAATAAATCGTCCAGCTTTGATAATGGCACCGAACAAAACGCTTGCAGCACAGCTTTATAATGAATATAAGCAGTTTTTTCCTGAAAATGCTGTTGAATATTTTGTATCTTATTACGATTATTACCAGCCTGAAGCATATATTATGCAGACTGACACGTATATCGAAAAGGACTCTTCAATTAATGATGAAATCGATAAATTACGGCACGCGGCGACAGCGGCACTTTTGAATAGAAGAGATGTTATTATTGTGGCTTCGGTTTCGGCAATTTATGGATTGGGGTCGCCAGAGGCTTATAAAAAGAGATCGATTCCGATTGATGTGGAAACTGGGTTTGAGAGAAATGAGCTTATAAAAAGGCTGATTTCACTTAGATACGAGAGAAATGACATTGCATTTGAGCGTGGAAAATTCCGTGTGAAAGGGGATATTCTTGATTTGCATCCATCTTATCAGGATACAGGATACCGTTTTGAATTTTTTGGAGATGATTTGGAAAGCATTTCAGAGATTAATACGCTTACTGGACAGAAAATTAGAAATATAAAAAGAATCACAATAATGCCTGCGACTCACTATTTGACAAATGAAGATACAAAAGTGATGTTTGAGGCAATAAAAAAGGAAATGGAAGAAAGAGTGCATTTTTTCCAGAAAGAGGGAAAACTGCTGGAAGCACAGAGAATTGAGCAAAGAACAAAATATGATTTGGAAATGATTGAGGAAATTGGGTATTGTAAAGGTGTGGAAAACTATTCTAGATATTTGACAGGAAAGAGTGAAGGGGAAGCGCCTGATACGTTAATTGACTATTTTCCAGAGGATTTGGTTGTATTTCTGGATGAGTCGCACATTTCAGTTCCACAGATAAATGGAATGTATAAGGGAGATAGAGCAAGAAAGCAGTCTTTAATTGACAATGGATTTAGGCTTCCAAGTGCTTATGATAACCGTCCGTTAAAATTTGAGGAATTTTTTGGAAAAATCCCGCAAGTTGTGTATATTTCAGCCACTCCAAGCGATTATGAGCTGGAACATTCAAATGGTGAAGTTGTAGAGCAGCTTGTCCGTCCAACAGGAATTGTAGAGCCAAGTATCGACATTCGTGAAACAAAAAATCAAATTGATGACTTGATGGATGAAATAAAAACAAGAACAGCAAGAAAAGAACGGATTTTAGTTACAACCTTGACAAAAAAAATGGCAGAAGAACTGACAGATTACTATTTGGAATATGGAATAAAAGTAAAATATATGCACTCTGACATTGATACGCTAGAAAGAACAGAAATAATAAGAGGTTTGAGAAAAGGTGAATTTGATGTTCTGGTTGGAATAAACTTGCTGCGGGAAGGGCTGGATATTCCAGAAGTTTCATTAGTGGCAATTTTGGAAGCAGACAAGGAAGGGTATTTACGTTCGAGAAGATCTTTAATTCAGACAATGGGACGTGCCGCAAGAAACGTGGAAGGACATGTTATCCTGTATGCTGACAGAATAACAGGCTCCATGCAGGAAGCCATTGATGAGGTAAACAGACGGCGTGAAGTTCAGGAAAAATACAACTTGGAAAACAATATTAATCCAAAATCAATCGTAAGAGAAATTGCAGAGTCAATCGTAGACTATGAAATTGAAAAAGAAAATGAAGCGAACAAAGCAATCAAGCAGTATAAGAGCGAAAAAGACGTGGAAAAGGAAATTAAGAAACTTGATAAGCAAATTAAAAAACTGGCTGAAGAGCTTAATTTTGAGGAAGCTATTAAATTGAGGGATAAAATGAATGAATTGAAAAAGTTGTTAATTGAACTGTAA
- a CDS encoding Abi family protein, producing the protein MGDIVYDKPFKTYKEQIEILKNKYKLNIKNENFALELLSTISYYDLINGSKESFFEKDSEIFEENTDIIDLFLFKILDKNIQNTLFKYSVYVENIFKTKMAYLISRKYGISIEQYLNEKNYYLPINFQRREKRNQTLEAILAVATDNKYKNDPTEYYKKYHNHIPAWILFKNVNFTDIIDLYSFLKLEDKLEIAKEYCNNASQLKDEELVELLKNSITIVRKFRNRIAHNLKVITYRAKGNNLKLKNIKNFLPNQFIGKNDYKNKIGINDLFSMISSITFLLKNETLIFQMFSELKADFNLISLQKMVKKYKKVTNFPQNIEKRFDIILGKEK; encoded by the coding sequence ATGGGAGACATTGTGTATGATAAACCTTTTAAAACTTATAAAGAGCAAATAGAAATATTAAAAAATAAATATAAACTAAATATAAAAAATGAAAATTTTGCTTTAGAACTTTTAAGTACGATTTCATATTATGATTTGATTAATGGTTCTAAAGAATCTTTTTTTGAGAAAGATTCTGAAATATTTGAAGAAAACACAGATATTATAGATTTGTTTCTTTTCAAAATATTAGATAAAAATATTCAAAATACATTGTTTAAGTATAGTGTCTATGTAGAAAATATATTTAAAACAAAAATGGCATATCTTATATCAAGGAAATACGGAATTTCAATTGAACAGTATTTAAATGAAAAAAACTACTATTTGCCTATTAATTTTCAAAGAAGAGAAAAAAGAAATCAAACCTTAGAAGCAATTTTGGCAGTAGCAACAGATAATAAGTATAAAAATGATCCTACAGAATATTATAAAAAATATCATAATCATATTCCAGCTTGGATATTATTTAAAAATGTTAATTTTACAGACATTATTGATTTATATTCCTTTTTAAAATTAGAAGATAAACTGGAGATAGCAAAAGAATATTGTAATAATGCGAGTCAACTCAAAGATGAAGAATTAGTAGAACTATTAAAAAATTCAATTACTATCGTAAGAAAGTTTAGAAATAGAATTGCCCATAATTTAAAAGTAATAACCTATAGAGCTAAAGGTAACAATTTGAAATTGAAGAATATTAAAAATTTTCTTCCAAATCAATTTATAGGAAAAAATGATTATAAAAATAAAATAGGAATTAATGACTTGTTTTCTATGATTTCCTCAATAACTTTTTTGTTAAAAAATGAGACATTGATATTTCAGATGTTTAGTGAATTAAAGGCTGATTTTAATTTAATATCCTTACAGAAAATGGTAAAAAAATATAAAAAAGTAACAAATTTTCCTCAAAATATTGAAAAAAGATTTGATATAATTTTA